One Poecilia reticulata strain Guanapo linkage group LG4, Guppy_female_1.0+MT, whole genome shotgun sequence genomic window carries:
- the LOC103463676 gene encoding duodenase-1-like, which translates to MHGLGILLLFHIVTSLGQKVHGSDIIHGEKAPENSMQYMVSVQNKRGHHVCGGFLVSEDFAVTAAHCAKEEPEDVVLGTHKLSKRNLSPVKIEHVCKYPTYKDVGFGDDIMLLKLSGKASLNYMVKTIPLPTSSNANLKDDQICSVAGWGQTGTNHFTVDDLRVVNVSILNPQLCREKWGAGFPSNVICAGGYNTDKGFCQGDSGGPLVCDGVAVGVVSFNNGKNCDYPDVPNVYTDISKYLEWINSIIKTNKCV; encoded by the exons ATGCACGGCCTGGGTATATTACTGCTATTCCACATTGTGACATCTCTTGGACAAAAGG TCCATGGGAGTGACATCATACATGGGGAAAAGGCACCCGAGAACTCAATGCAGTACATGGTCTCAGTGCAAAACAAACGGGGTCATCATGTGTGTGGAGGATTTTTGGTGAGCGAGGACTTTGCGGTCACTGCTGCACACTGTGCTAAAGA GGAACCAGAGGATGTTGTTCTGGGAACCCACAAGCTATCAAAGAGGAACTTGAGCCCAGTGAAGATTGAACACGTCTGCAAATATCCGACTTATAAAGATGTTGGATTTGGTGATGACATCATGCTCCTTAAA TTGTCCGGGAAAGCTTCGCTAAATTACATGGTGAAAACTATTCCACTTCCAACGTCTTCCAATGCAAACCTTAAAGATGATCAGATCTGCTCTGTAGCTGGATGGGGTCAAACTGGGACCAACCATTTTACTGTGGATGACCTGAGAGTGGTGAATGTGTCGATCTTAAATCCACAACTCTGTCGGGAGAAATGGGGGGCTGGATTTCCTTCCAATGTGATCTGTGCTGGTGGATACAACACAGACAAAGGATTTTGTCAG GGTGATTCCGGTGGTCCTCTGGTGTGCGACGGGGTAGCTGTTGGTGTTGTGTCATTCAACAATGGTAAAAACTGCGACTACCCAGATGTACCCAACGTCTACACAGACATATCCAAATATCTTGAATGGATCAACAGCattatcaaaacaaataaatgtgtgtag
- the LOC103463677 gene encoding duodenase-1-like, protein MHRLSTFLLFNVLACLGQNVQGSYIIHGKKAPANSMQYMVSLQNKWGHHVCGGFMVRGDIVVTAAHCAEERPVRVVLGTHKLSESYMSLDIEYFCKFPTYKSVGFGADIMLLKLSGEVTLSNRVKIIPLPTSSNANLRDGQICSVAGWGQNGTHHPIVDDLRVVNVSILDPQLCREKWGGLPPNVICAGGYNTDKGFCQGDSGGPLVCKGVAVGVVSFNRNFYCTYPDVPNVYTDISKYLLWINNIMNTKKCV, encoded by the exons ATGCACCGTTTGtctacatttctgcttttcaatgtTCTAGCATGTCTTGGACAAAATG TTCAGGGGAGTTACATCATACATGGGAAAAAAGCCCCAGCCAACTCGATGCAGTATATGGTCTCATTGCAAAACAAATGGGGTCATCATGTGTGTGGAGGATTTATGGTCAGGGGGGACATTGTGGTCACTGCTGCACACTGTGCTGAAGA AAGACCTGTGCGTGTTGTTCTGGGAACCCACAAGCTATCGGAGAGTTACATGAGCCTGGATATTGAATACTTCTGCAAATTCCCGACTTATAAATCTGTTGGATTTGGTGCTGACATCATGCTCCTTAAA TTGTCCGGAGAAGTTACGCTAAGCAACAGGGTGAAAATAATTCCCCTTCCAACGTCTTCCAATGCAAACCTTAGAGACGGTCAGATCTGCTCTGTAGCTGGATGGGGTCAAAATGGAACCCACCATCCTATTGTGGATGACCTGAGAGTGGTGAATGTGTCGATCTTAGATCCACAACTCTGTCGGGAGAAATGGGGTGGCCTACCTCCCAATGTGATCTGTGCTGGTGGATACAACACAGACAAAGGATTTTGTCAG GGTGATTCCGGTGGTCCACTGGTGTGCAAAGGGGTAGCTGTTGGTGTCGTGTCATTCAACAGAAATTTCTACTGCACCTACCCAGATGTACCCAACGTCTACACAGACATATCCAAATATCTTCTGTGGATCAACAACATTATGAATACGAAGAAATGTGTGTAG
- the LOC103463675 gene encoding duodenase-1-like, producing the protein MHGLGTLLLFHIVASLGQNVHGSDIVNGEIAPDNSMQYMVSVQQWGHHVCGGFLVSEDFVITAAHCAKDEPVRVVLGTHKLSKMNMSPCRNIEYFCKYPTYKNVEFGDDIMLLKLSGKAPLNNKVKTISLPTSSNANLKDGQICSVAGWGLTGTSLSTVDNLRVVNVSILNPQLCREKWWNGFPSNVICAGGYNTDKGFCQGDSGGPLVCDGVAVGVVSFNRNSTCTYPDVPNVYTDISKYLEWINNIVKTKKCV; encoded by the exons ATGCACGGCCTGGGTACATTGCTTCTTTTCCACATCGTGGCATCTCTTGGACAAAATG TCCATGGGAGTGACATTGTAAATGGGGAAATCGCACCTGACAACTCAATGCAGTACATGGTCTCAGTGCAGCAATGGGGTCATCATGTGTGTGGAGGATTTCTGGTGAGCGAGGACTTTGTGATCACTGCTGCACACTGTGCTAAAGA TGAACCTGTGCGTGTTGTTCTGGGAACCCACAAGCTATCAAAGATGAACATGAGCCCATGcagaaatattgaatatttctgcaaatatccaacttataaaaatgttgaatttggtGATGACATCATGCTCCTTAAA TTGTCCGGGAAAGCTCCACTAAATAACAAGGTGAAAACAATTTCACTTCCAACGTCTTCCAACGCAAACCTTAAAGACGGTCAGATCTGCTCTGTAGCTGGATGGGGTCTAACTGGGACCAGCCTTTCTACTGTGGATAACCTGAGAGTGGTGAATGTGTCGATCTTAAATCCACAACTCTGTCGGGAGAAATGGTGGAATGGATTTCCTTCCAATGTGATCTGTGCTGGTGGATACAACACAGACAAAGGATTTTGTCAG GGTGATTCCGGTGGTCCACTGGTGTGCGACGGGGTAGCTGTTGGTGTTGTGTCATTCAACAGAAATTCCACCTGCACCTACCCAGATGTACCCAACGTCTACACAGACATATCCAAATATCTTGAATGGATCAACAACATTGTGAAAACGAAGAAATGTGTGTAG